One Paroedura picta isolate Pp20150507F chromosome 16, Ppicta_v3.0, whole genome shotgun sequence genomic region harbors:
- the LOC143825736 gene encoding dnaJ homolog subfamily C member 3-like has protein sequence MESGPVPVWRGLGLLGRGAEGPSLGPGGCERRLLWVASLLCVLLDLQLPGLLAAGQAEIENHLEMGRKLLAAGQLAEALSHYHSAVEIDPKNYLTYYKRATIYLAMGKFKSALPDLSKAIELKPDFLAARLQRGNILLKQGSTQEAKRDFEAVLKSNPDNTEAQSQLARVSELEFSMEEARTAFERRNYLGAVSILDRAIEISPWDPEAKELRSECHLLLGDYHKAILDLKPTTKLRNDNRGAFLKLSKLYYNLGEHEESLNQVRECLKLDQDDKACLSHYKQVKKLSKQLEAAEEHVKAQRYEEAIEKYKAAVKTEPNVAIYTTKAKGHICHCLTKSKRPREAIDVCTEAHHLDPRNVFILRDRAEAYILNEEFEKAVEDYQEAKEFDGENEELKEGLERAQKLLKQSKKRDYYKILGIRRNANKQEIIKAYRKLAQQWHPDNFQSEDEKKEAEKKFIDIAAAKEVLTDPEMRQKFDSGEDPLDPENQQGGAGHQHHWPFEFNPFGSGNFHFKFHFN, from the exons ATGGAGTCCGGGCCAGTGCCGGTGTGGCGCGGcctggggctgctggggaggggcgcGGAGGGCCCCTCGCTCGGGCCCGGCGGCTGCGAGAGGAGGCTGCTGTGGGTGGCGTCCTTGCTGTGCGTCTTGCTGGACTTGCAGTTGCCAG GCCTGCTGGCGGCCGGACAAGCTGAAATCGAGAACCATCTGGAAATGGGTCGGAAGCTCTTGGCGGCCGGGCAGCTGGCAGAGGCCCTGTCTCACTACCACTCCGCAGTGG aaaTTGATCCCAAGAACTACCTTACGTACTACAAACGGGCAACCATCTATCTGGCAATGGGCAAATTCAAATCAGCACTGCCGGACCTCTCCAAGGCAATTGAACTCAAGCCGGATTTCCTGGCT GCACGGCTGCAGCGCGGCAACATCCTCTTGAAACAAGGCAGCACACAGGAGGCCAAGCGCGACTTTGAGGCTGTG CTCAAGAGCAATCCCGATAACACGGAGGCCCAAAGCCAACTTGCGAGAGTCAGCGAACTGGAGTTCTCCATGGAAGAGGCCAGGACAGCCTTTGAGAGGAGAAACTACCTAGGAGCCGTCAGTATTCTGGATCGAGCCATTGAG ATTTCTCCCTGGGACCCAGAAGCCAAGGAGCTGCGCTCCGAATGCCACTTGCTCCTCGGGGACTACCACAAGGCCATCCTGGATCTGAAGCCCACCACCAAGCTGCGCAACGACAACCGTGGGGCTTTCCTGAAGCTGAGCAAGCTCTACTACAACCTGGGGGAGCACGAGGAGTCCTTGAA CCAAGTGCGGGAGTGCCTGAAGCTGGACCAGGACGACAAAGCCTGCCTTTCCCACTACAAGCAAGTGAAGAAGCTCTCCAAACAGCTGGAAGCAGCCGAAGAGCACGTCAAAGCTCAGAG GTATGAAGAAGCCATTGAGAAGTACAAAGCAGCAGTCAAAACAGAGCCCAATGTGGCGATCTACACCACCAAGGCAAAAGGACACATCTGCCACTGTTTAACCAAG AGCAAACGGCCCCGCGAAGCCATCGACGTCTGCACAGAGGCCCACCACCTCGACCCCAGGAACGTCTTCATCCTGCGGGACAGAGCCGAGGCGTACATCTTGAACGAGGAGTTCGAGAAAG CTGTTGAGGATTATCAAGAAGCCAAAGAGTTTGATGGGGAGAACGAAGAACTGAAGGAAGGGCTGGAGAGGGCCCAGAAACTGCTAAAGCAATCCAAAAAAAGAGACTATTACAAGATCCTGGGGATCCGAAG GAATGCCAACAAGCAGGAAATCATCAAGGCCTACCGGAAACTGGCTCAGCAGTGGCATCCCGACAACTTCCAGTCGGAAGACGAGAAAAAGGAGGCAGAGAAAAAATTCATTGACATCGCGGCAGCAAAAGAAGTCCTGACAGACCCAG AAATGCGGCAGAAATTCGACTCCGGAGAAGACCCTCTGGACCCGGAGAACCAGCAGGGGGGGGCCGGGCACCAGCACCACTGGCCGTTTGAGTTCAACCCGTTCGGCTCCGGGAACTTCCATTTCAAGTTTCACTTCAACTAA
- the ADAT3 gene encoding putative inactive tRNA-specific adenosine deaminase-like protein 3 isoform X2 produces the protein MLMEPECKRRKTENAKDVSLWQVVPVLSERESQSVALMPVYAAPVLDKKEASRLVKEVSAIYPLGDFPHLKRIRACGSGDSSHSLEMILCLARDRHEEDALRTLSELFPGGQLDPLGLGEPFLTQVPVHPPLTRLQYEEAASHWPVSFHENKRITQALNGCLFTPSEKATMQSHMELAIQAAQAGAKCGMKPVGAVVVDPATDRVLAVGHDCRDGVNPLLHAVMVCIDLVACSQGGGAYCYQDYPGCTFLPSDDSSDPASSVADGLPYICTGYDMYLTREPCAMCAMALVHSRIERVFYGAPSPHGALATEHHMHSRKDLNHRYEVYRGVLEDQCRDLAHFSVPK, from the coding sequence ATGCTGATGGAGCCGGAGTGCAAACGGCGGAAGACGGAAAACGCAAAAGATGTTTCCCTGTGGCAGGTGGTGCCGGTTCTCTCCGAGAGGGAATCGCAGAGCGTCGCGTTAATGCCGGTCTACGCTGCCCCTGTCCTGGACAAGAAGGAGGCATCACGTTTAGTGAAGGAGGTCTCTGCAATCTACCCACTGGGTGACTTCCCACACTTGAAACGCATCCGAGCTTGTGGCTCCGGGGACAGTTCGCACTCACTGGAAATGATCCTGTGCTTGGCAAGAGACAGACACGAGGAGGACGCCTTACGGACGCTCTCGGAACTCTTCCCCGGTGGCCAGCTGGACCCGTTGGGCTTGGGGGAACCGTTCTTGACCCAGGTGCCGGTCCACCCGCCCTTGACCAGACTCCAGTATGAGGAGGCCGCTTCCCACTGGCCGGTCTCCTTCCATGAAAACAAACGCATCACTCAGGCCTTGAACGGGTGTCTGTTCACTCCGTCAGAGAAGGCCACCATGCAAAGCCACATGGAATTGGCCATCCAAGCGGCACAGGCGGGGGCTAAGTGTGGAATGAAGCCGGTAGGGGCTGTGGTGGTCGACCCAGCCACCGATAGAGTCCTGGCTGTTGGGCATGACTGCAGGGACGGCGTTAACCCGCTTCTCCACGCTGTCATGGTCTGCATCGACCTTGTGGcctgcagccagggaggaggggcaTACTGTTACCAGGACTACCCCGGCTGCACCTTTCTTCCGTCGGATGATAGCTCGGACCCAGCCTCCTCCGTTGCCGATGGGCTGCCatacatctgcactggttacgaCATGTACTTAACCCGGGAGCCTTGTGCCATGTGTGCCATGGCGCTGGTTCATTCGCGCATTGAAAGGGTCTTCTACGGTGCCCCATCCCCACATGGAGCTCTGGCGACGGAGCACCACATGCACAGCCGCAAAGACCTGAACCACCGCTATGAGGTTTACCGGGGCGTTCTGGAGGATCAGTGCCGTGACCTGGCACACTTTTCGGTTCCCAAGTGA
- the CLDN15 gene encoding claudin-15: MSLLLEAVGFFLATVGWALLAVTLFNSYWRVSTVAGNVITTSTLFENLWQSCATDSTGVYNCWEFQSLLELPAYLQASRALMITALVLGFFGILCAMVGMKCTKIAEESSNVKAKLAATGGCLFVLAGICGMVTVSWYAFNITRDFFNPLFVGTKYEIGPALYLGWSASLLTIIGGGFLFSSCRAHSSPEKSYNYPYKGTKSAMSAANTTPARPRVESNASSVGKYGKNAYV, encoded by the exons ATGTCCCTGCTGCTGGAGGCCGTCGGCTTCTTCCTGGCCACCGTCGGGTGGGCGCTGCTGGCCGTGACCCTCTTCAACAGCTACTGGAGGGTCTCCACCGTCGCGGGCAACGTCATCACCACGTCCACCCTCTTCGAGAACCTCTGGCAGAGCTGCGCCACCGACTCCACCGGCGTCTATAACTGCTGGGAGTTCCAGTCCTTGCTGGAGTTGCCGG CCTACCTGCAGGCGTCTCGAGCGCTCATGATCACAGCCCTGGTGCTCGGCTTCTTCGGCATCCTCTGCGCCATGGTGGGGATGAAGTGCACCAAAATAGCCGAGGAGAGCTCCAACGTGAAGGCAAAACTAGCTGCCACTGGCGGTTGCCTGTTTGTCTTGGCTG GTATCTGCGGGATGGTGACGGTGTCTTGGTACGCCTTCAACATCACCCGAGACTTCTTCAACCCCCTCTTTGTTGGCACCAA GTACGAAATCGGACCGGCCCTCTACCTGGGCTGGAGCGCATCGCTGCTGACCATCATCGGAGGGGGCTTCTTGTTCAGCTCGTGTCGGGCTCACTCTTCACCGGAGAAAAG CTACAACTATCCGTACAAGGGCACCAAGAGTGCCATGTCGGCCGCAAACACGACACCCGCCCGCCCCCGGGTAGAGTCTAACGCCAGCAGTGTCGGGAAGTACGGCAAGAACGCCTACGTTTAG
- the ADAT3 gene encoding putative inactive tRNA-specific adenosine deaminase-like protein 3 isoform X1 produces MAALGITLSVVRRPPAFFLRPMTEKTERAVTAIGQSAPAFSRSRECGRHAAMLMEPECKRRKTENAKDVSLWQVVPVLSERESQSVALMPVYAAPVLDKKEASRLVKEVSAIYPLGDFPHLKRIRACGSGDSSHSLEMILCLARDRHEEDALRTLSELFPGGQLDPLGLGEPFLTQVPVHPPLTRLQYEEAASHWPVSFHENKRITQALNGCLFTPSEKATMQSHMELAIQAAQAGAKCGMKPVGAVVVDPATDRVLAVGHDCRDGVNPLLHAVMVCIDLVACSQGGGAYCYQDYPGCTFLPSDDSSDPASSVADGLPYICTGYDMYLTREPCAMCAMALVHSRIERVFYGAPSPHGALATEHHMHSRKDLNHRYEVYRGVLEDQCRDLAHFSVPK; encoded by the exons ATGGCCGCTCTGGGAATCACCCTGTCGGTGGTGCGCAGGCCGCCGGCCTTCTTTCTCCGGCCAATGACGGAGAAGACCGAAAGGGCCGTGACGGCCATTGGCCAATCCGCTCCCGCCTTCTCGCGCTCCAG AGAGTGTGGCCGACATGCAGCTATGCTGATGGAGCCGGAGTGCAAACGGCGGAAGACGGAAAACGCAAAAGATGTTTCCCTGTGGCAGGTGGTGCCGGTTCTCTCCGAGAGGGAATCGCAGAGCGTCGCGTTAATGCCGGTCTACGCTGCCCCTGTCCTGGACAAGAAGGAGGCATCACGTTTAGTGAAGGAGGTCTCTGCAATCTACCCACTGGGTGACTTCCCACACTTGAAACGCATCCGAGCTTGTGGCTCCGGGGACAGTTCGCACTCACTGGAAATGATCCTGTGCTTGGCAAGAGACAGACACGAGGAGGACGCCTTACGGACGCTCTCGGAACTCTTCCCCGGTGGCCAGCTGGACCCGTTGGGCTTGGGGGAACCGTTCTTGACCCAGGTGCCGGTCCACCCGCCCTTGACCAGACTCCAGTATGAGGAGGCCGCTTCCCACTGGCCGGTCTCCTTCCATGAAAACAAACGCATCACTCAGGCCTTGAACGGGTGTCTGTTCACTCCGTCAGAGAAGGCCACCATGCAAAGCCACATGGAATTGGCCATCCAAGCGGCACAGGCGGGGGCTAAGTGTGGAATGAAGCCGGTAGGGGCTGTGGTGGTCGACCCAGCCACCGATAGAGTCCTGGCTGTTGGGCATGACTGCAGGGACGGCGTTAACCCGCTTCTCCACGCTGTCATGGTCTGCATCGACCTTGTGGcctgcagccagggaggaggggcaTACTGTTACCAGGACTACCCCGGCTGCACCTTTCTTCCGTCGGATGATAGCTCGGACCCAGCCTCCTCCGTTGCCGATGGGCTGCCatacatctgcactggttacgaCATGTACTTAACCCGGGAGCCTTGTGCCATGTGTGCCATGGCGCTGGTTCATTCGCGCATTGAAAGGGTCTTCTACGGTGCCCCATCCCCACATGGAGCTCTGGCGACGGAGCACCACATGCACAGCCGCAAAGACCTGAACCACCGCTATGAGGTTTACCGGGGCGTTCTGGAGGATCAGTGCCGTGACCTGGCACACTTTTCGGTTCCCAAGTGA
- the FIS1 gene encoding mitochondrial fission 1 protein, with amino-acid sequence MESVLSEVVALEDLQRFEKKFNAEQSSGSVSKGTKFEYAWCLVRSKYNEDIKNGIAFLEDLLPKGNKEEQRDYVFYLAVANYRLKEYEKALKYIRGLLKTEPTNTQALELEKLIKKAMQKDGLVGMAIVGGMALGVAGLAGLIGLAVAKSKP; translated from the exons AGATTCGAAAAGAAGTTCAACGCCGAGCAGAGCTCCGGCAGCGTCTCCAAAGGGACCAAGTTCGAGTACGCCTGGTGCCTCGTCCGCAGCAAATACAACGAGGACATCAAGAATGGCATCGCGTTCCTGGAAG ATCTGCTGCCAAAGGGGAACAAGGAAGAACAGCGGGACTACGTCTTCTACCTTGCCGTGGCCAACTACCGGCTGAAG GAGTACGAGAAAGCCCTGAAGTACATCCGGGGGCTGCTGAAGACGGAGCCGACCAATACGCAGGCCCTGGAGCTGGAGAAGCTTATCAAGAAGGCGATGCAGAAAG ACGGCCTGGTCGGCATGGCGATCGTCGGAGGCATGGCTCTGGGCGTGGCCGGATTGGCCGGCTTGATTGGCCTGGCTGTGGCCAAATCGAAACCGTAA